From a single Natronorubrum tibetense GA33 genomic region:
- the gcvPA gene encoding aminomethyl-transferring glycine dehydrogenase subunit GcvPA: MHGSHATGSPYAPHTDAERSRMLEAVGAETEADLFDIPAPVQFDGTFGIDARSERETRRLVRSILGRNTDLTELLGRGHYGYYVPSLVDHLADRSEFLTSYTQYQPEVSQGFLQVLFEYQSLLVELTGLEIANCSMYDAATALGEAATLAERVRDTSGHRVLVPDLLREGRRSTLENYVAGTDLVVEEYPTDDGNVDLAALEERVDEESLMVYAENPTVRGTIEESLTAIGDLAADHDALFVLGSDPVALSVLQRPADVGADVVVGDASVLGLPTSYGMGLGLFATSEDYLRQVPGRLVGASEDATDRRAYTLTLQTREQHIRRERATSNICTNQAWVALRTAMHAASLGPNGMVDLAERGVTRASDLATRLDDLVGVKAPIHDRHHIREFVARVDQPAAAIAEDLEQRGFAVHVIGEHLIQVCVAGVPDERIDRFVAAFEEVSR, encoded by the coding sequence ATGCACGGATCACACGCCACGGGGAGTCCGTACGCTCCCCACACGGACGCGGAACGCTCGCGGATGCTCGAGGCCGTCGGCGCTGAGACCGAAGCCGACCTCTTCGACATCCCGGCGCCCGTCCAGTTCGATGGGACGTTCGGTATCGACGCGCGTTCTGAACGCGAGACGAGACGGCTGGTTCGGTCGATTTTGGGCCGAAACACCGACCTGACGGAGCTGCTGGGTCGGGGCCATTACGGCTACTACGTGCCGTCACTGGTCGACCACCTCGCCGACCGCTCGGAGTTTCTCACCTCCTACACGCAGTACCAGCCCGAAGTGTCTCAGGGGTTCCTGCAGGTGCTGTTCGAGTACCAGTCGCTGCTGGTCGAACTGACGGGCCTCGAGATCGCCAACTGCTCGATGTACGACGCCGCGACGGCGCTCGGCGAGGCTGCCACGCTGGCCGAACGCGTCCGGGACACGAGCGGCCATCGCGTGCTCGTTCCCGACCTCCTTCGGGAGGGTCGACGGTCGACGCTCGAGAACTACGTTGCCGGGACAGACCTCGTCGTCGAGGAGTATCCGACCGACGACGGAAACGTCGACCTCGCCGCCCTCGAGGAACGGGTCGACGAGGAGAGCCTCATGGTCTACGCGGAGAACCCGACGGTTCGGGGAACGATCGAAGAGAGTCTGACGGCGATCGGCGACCTCGCCGCGGACCACGACGCGCTGTTCGTCCTCGGCTCGGATCCGGTCGCGCTCTCCGTACTCCAACGGCCGGCGGACGTCGGCGCCGACGTCGTCGTCGGCGACGCCAGCGTCCTCGGCCTGCCCACGAGCTACGGAATGGGACTCGGGCTGTTCGCGACGAGCGAGGACTACCTCCGACAGGTACCCGGCCGGCTGGTCGGCGCAAGTGAAGACGCGACCGATCGCCGGGCGTACACCCTCACGCTACAGACTCGCGAACAGCACATCCGCCGAGAGCGAGCCACGAGCAACATCTGTACGAATCAGGCGTGGGTCGCGCTTCGAACCGCGATGCACGCCGCCTCCCTGGGGCCGAACGGCATGGTCGACCTCGCCGAACGCGGCGTCACCCGTGCTTCGGATCTTGCGACGCGACTCGACGACCTCGTCGGCGTCAAAGCGCCGATCCACGACCGACACCACATCCGCGAGTTCGTCGCCCGCGTCGACCAGCCAGCGGCCGCGATCGCCGAAGACCTCGAGCAACGCGGCTTCGCGGTCCACGTGATCGGCGAACACCTGATTCAGGTCTGTGTCGCGGGCGTCCCCGACGAGCGGATCGATCGGTTCGTCGCGGCGTTCGAGGAGGTGTCGCGATGA
- a CDS encoding HalOD1 output domain-containing protein, producing MDTKVSGVGVEAVEYVQKSGTVRTRFDQEKTPASMAVIATLADLLGTDPVELDPLYSTIDPDDVDALVRVRNGTNGDSHVTFTHEEHAITVHSYGVLTITPEHEPTAETYGRGTGR from the coding sequence ATGGACACGAAGGTATCTGGGGTTGGAGTCGAAGCGGTCGAATACGTTCAGAAATCTGGGACTGTTCGCACCCGATTTGATCAGGAGAAGACACCCGCGAGCATGGCTGTTATCGCAACGCTGGCGGACCTACTGGGGACTGACCCGGTCGAACTCGACCCGCTCTATTCTACTATTGACCCCGACGACGTAGATGCGCTCGTCCGCGTTCGAAACGGGACGAACGGAGATTCCCACGTCACGTTCACACACGAGGAGCACGCGATAACCGTACACAGCTACGGTGTGCTTACCATCACACCAGAACACGAACCCACAGCGGAGACATACGGGAGGGGCACGGGAAGATGA
- the gcvPB gene encoding aminomethyl-transferring glycine dehydrogenase subunit GcvPB, whose amino-acid sequence MSERSDETDGSNGTDVDPRAEQVRYDQARYVEDGQYEPLLSEKDLTRVEIGAEGDGTDGGNGGVGDDSPLPDHLTRDSLELPELSEPELARHYTRLSQMIYGIDSGPYPLGSCTMKYNPKFTEDVAALPKAAVHPDRSERSLQGTLELLYRLQDYLGRIGGMDAVTLQPPAGAAGEFVGIRVAAAYHEHNGEDHRNEVIVPESAHGTNFATAALGGYDVVSLPSDDTGRVDLEALEAALSEQTAALMLTNPNTLGLFERDIEQISEMVHDVGGLLYYDGANLNALLGRARPGDMGFDVMHYNVHKTFATPHGGGGPGAGPVGVVDELAPFLPAPRVREGGESKSGESTYELFDPEHTIGHVHGYQGNWLVLVKTFAYIARLGDAGLSDASAKAVLNANYLASQLEYDIPYEPFHHEFVASAGDQDAADVAKRMLDYGVHPPTTKWPEIVSEALMTEPTEVESEGTLDRLAAAFNAVAAEDDETLEAAPGRTTARRIDQTSAARNPRLSWQALEDE is encoded by the coding sequence ATGAGCGAGCGTTCCGATGAGACTGACGGGAGCAACGGCACCGATGTCGACCCTCGAGCCGAGCAGGTCCGCTACGATCAGGCTCGGTACGTCGAGGACGGTCAGTACGAGCCGCTGCTCTCGGAGAAGGACCTGACGCGCGTCGAGATCGGCGCTGAGGGTGACGGGACGGACGGCGGCAATGGCGGCGTCGGCGACGACTCGCCCCTCCCTGACCACCTCACGCGAGACTCCCTCGAGTTACCCGAACTCTCCGAACCCGAACTGGCTCGCCACTACACGCGACTCTCGCAGATGATCTACGGGATCGACAGCGGGCCCTATCCGCTGGGATCGTGTACGATGAAGTACAACCCGAAGTTCACCGAGGACGTCGCGGCGCTGCCGAAAGCGGCCGTCCACCCCGATCGCTCGGAACGCTCACTGCAGGGCACTCTCGAGCTACTGTATCGGCTCCAGGACTACCTCGGTCGAATCGGCGGGATGGACGCGGTGACGCTCCAGCCGCCAGCCGGCGCGGCCGGCGAGTTCGTCGGCATCCGCGTCGCCGCGGCCTACCACGAGCACAACGGTGAGGACCACCGCAACGAGGTCATCGTTCCCGAAAGCGCCCACGGAACGAACTTCGCGACCGCTGCGTTGGGCGGCTACGACGTCGTTTCGCTCCCGAGCGACGACACGGGCCGGGTCGACCTCGAGGCGCTCGAGGCCGCGCTCTCGGAGCAGACGGCCGCGCTCATGCTGACGAATCCGAACACGCTCGGGCTGTTCGAGCGCGATATTGAACAGATTTCCGAGATGGTCCACGACGTGGGCGGCCTGCTCTACTACGACGGAGCGAACTTGAACGCCCTACTCGGCCGTGCGCGGCCGGGTGATATGGGCTTCGACGTGATGCACTACAACGTCCACAAGACGTTCGCGACACCCCACGGCGGCGGCGGGCCGGGCGCGGGACCGGTCGGTGTCGTCGACGAACTCGCTCCGTTCCTCCCGGCACCTCGAGTACGGGAAGGCGGCGAGAGCAAGAGCGGGGAGTCGACCTACGAACTGTTCGACCCGGAACACACGATCGGCCACGTACACGGCTACCAGGGCAACTGGCTCGTTCTCGTCAAGACGTTCGCCTACATCGCTCGGCTGGGTGATGCGGGCCTCTCGGACGCCAGCGCCAAGGCGGTGCTCAACGCGAACTACCTTGCGAGTCAACTCGAGTACGACATCCCCTACGAGCCGTTCCACCACGAGTTTGTCGCCAGCGCGGGCGACCAGGACGCCGCGGATGTCGCCAAGCGAATGCTCGACTACGGCGTCCACCCGCCGACGACCAAGTGGCCCGAGATCGTCTCCGAGGCGCTGATGACCGAACCCACGGAGGTCGAGAGCGAGGGAACGCTCGATCGGCTCGCCGCCGCATTCAACGCCGTCGCGGCGGAAGACGACGAGACGCTCGAAGCGGCTCCCGGCCGCACCACGGCTCGCCGGATCGACCAGACCAGCGCCGCGCGGAATCCGCGGCTGTCGTGGCAGGCCCTCGAGGACGAATAG
- a CDS encoding NAD(+)/NADH kinase, translating into MQGRRLATTDEIIAIVSPDSDEALESLTEWTEDRGLELATVAVGDDIGDVYDESRATLGVTLGGDGTFLEGVKTFSPRNIPQLGVNTGTLAFLARVEPEDLGDALDETLRGRASVDSRQQVHVEAPGVDATGINDLMVQQVPPENPIDRKVTRLDVYADDEYVGEFEGTGLAVSTPTGSTGISLSANGPVHYPVNNHTLQIVPLHTHKLGVRPIVVSPETELRIVTQEQASLLVDGGRAHTVLTEGDEITATGADKLAHVVRTSYDDHFFTAITKKLGWDVRDAEVPAAKRREPLSAASKKSITADEETDTVERALTVATEAAKAAGEPLRELHGQVESIDIKTDKSDIVTEADHQADRIITTVIRNEFPDHAVFSEEGARQRGADSDYTWVIDPLDGTGNFAHGNPNYSISVALVEDGKPVMGVVYVPETDELFSGIAGKGVWRDGDPIGTTDRDQLDESMLISGYDPDGTFLSHFYQESRGVRRLGSAALNLCYLASGSADAVWEHDTYPWDIAAGLVIAREAGATVTDQAGDPYEFNFDTEDRAALLGSNGSLHSALLEHLEESVTTPSR; encoded by the coding sequence ATGCAAGGACGCAGGCTCGCCACGACGGACGAGATCATCGCGATCGTTAGTCCGGACAGCGACGAAGCGCTCGAGTCGCTCACCGAGTGGACCGAGGATCGGGGGCTCGAGTTGGCGACCGTCGCCGTGGGGGACGACATCGGCGACGTCTACGACGAGAGTCGAGCGACGCTGGGCGTGACGCTCGGCGGCGACGGAACCTTTCTGGAGGGGGTCAAGACGTTCAGCCCGCGGAACATCCCACAGTTGGGCGTCAACACGGGGACGCTCGCGTTTCTGGCTCGCGTCGAGCCCGAAGATCTCGGGGACGCACTCGACGAGACGCTCCGCGGGCGGGCGTCGGTCGACAGCCGCCAGCAGGTTCACGTCGAGGCACCGGGCGTCGACGCGACCGGAATCAACGACCTCATGGTTCAGCAGGTGCCCCCGGAGAACCCCATCGACCGAAAGGTGACGCGACTGGACGTCTATGCGGACGACGAGTACGTCGGCGAGTTCGAGGGGACGGGACTGGCCGTCTCGACGCCGACCGGTTCGACCGGTATCTCGCTGTCAGCCAACGGGCCGGTCCACTACCCCGTCAACAACCACACCCTCCAGATCGTCCCGCTGCACACGCACAAACTCGGCGTTCGGCCGATCGTCGTTTCCCCGGAGACCGAGCTCCGGATCGTCACGCAGGAGCAGGCGAGTCTGCTAGTCGACGGCGGCCGGGCCCACACCGTCCTCACCGAGGGCGATGAGATTACGGCCACCGGGGCCGATAAACTGGCCCACGTCGTCCGAACCAGTTACGACGATCACTTCTTCACCGCGATCACGAAGAAACTCGGCTGGGACGTTCGGGACGCCGAAGTGCCGGCGGCGAAGCGTCGCGAGCCGCTGTCCGCCGCGTCGAAGAAGTCGATAACTGCCGACGAGGAGACGGATACCGTCGAGCGTGCGCTGACGGTCGCGACGGAGGCCGCGAAGGCGGCCGGAGAGCCGTTGCGCGAACTCCACGGACAGGTGGAGTCCATCGACATCAAGACTGACAAGTCCGATATCGTTACCGAGGCTGATCATCAGGCTGATCGGATCATCACGACCGTTATTCGAAACGAGTTCCCCGACCACGCGGTCTTCTCGGAGGAGGGGGCCCGTCAGCGAGGCGCAGACAGCGACTACACCTGGGTGATCGACCCGCTCGACGGGACCGGCAACTTCGCCCACGGCAACCCCAACTACTCGATCTCGGTCGCCCTCGTCGAGGACGGCAAGCCGGTGATGGGCGTCGTTTACGTCCCCGAAACCGACGAGCTGTTCTCCGGTATCGCCGGGAAGGGCGTCTGGCGAGACGGCGACCCGATCGGGACGACCGACCGGGACCAACTCGACGAGAGCATGCTGATCTCCGGCTACGATCCCGACGGCACCTTCCTCTCGCACTTCTACCAGGAATCCCGCGGCGTCCGCCGCCTCGGCTCGGCCGCGCTCAATCTGTGTTACCTCGCCAGTGGCAGCGCGGACGCCGTCTGGGAGCACGACACCTACCCCTGGGACATCGCGGCTGGGCTCGTCATCGCCCGCGAAGCTGGCGCGACGGTCACCGATCAGGCGGGCGATCCCTACGAGTTCAATTTCGATACCGAGGACCGTGCGGCGCTGCTCGGCTCGAACGGCTCGCTTCATTCAGCACTGCTCGAGCACTTAGAGGAAAGTGTCACGACGCCGTCGCGGTAG
- a CDS encoding AI-2E family transporter, with product MPDRSSRPEWLSERTGLALLALVSAILATLILLPYLQYVLLGVVLAYILMPAQRRLERTVSSMTAALTLVVVAILAILLPMLYVLAVALREAIELLTAVQDGTLGMADVERRLEVVGQPDDLVELFETYQEPIGTAAQGLATSGIELVSGLPGLLIGLTVTVFVLFALLRDGDRLIVWTRHVLPIDDDIQRELLADLDQLMWASVVGNVIVAAIQAVALGIGLAILGVPAVVLLTVATFVLALLPLIGAFGVWVPVSLYLLVAGDPVGAVALVVYGSIVSASDTYLRPALIGRTSALNSAIIVVGIFGGIVVFGAVGLFVGPVVLGGAKVTLDAFARERAAAAGAEPGLEETEETEDPAVDTEEESGIRTGADDDSDEEGDGARKTPVDTGDESTDRTADEPTDETADGPNGGADSATDSGG from the coding sequence ATGCCCGATCGATCCAGCCGACCGGAGTGGCTCTCCGAACGGACCGGATTGGCCCTACTCGCGCTCGTGAGTGCCATCCTCGCGACCCTAATTCTCTTGCCGTATCTGCAGTACGTCCTACTCGGCGTCGTGCTCGCGTATATCCTCATGCCGGCCCAGCGCCGCCTCGAGCGCACCGTCAGCTCGATGACCGCGGCGCTCACGCTCGTCGTCGTCGCCATCCTCGCGATCCTGCTGCCGATGCTGTACGTTCTCGCGGTCGCACTTCGGGAGGCCATCGAACTGCTCACAGCCGTCCAGGATGGGACGCTCGGAATGGCCGATGTGGAGCGGCGACTCGAGGTGGTCGGTCAGCCGGACGATCTCGTCGAACTGTTCGAGACGTATCAGGAGCCGATCGGAACGGCGGCACAGGGACTCGCGACGAGCGGAATCGAACTCGTTAGCGGACTGCCGGGGCTGCTCATCGGGCTCACCGTCACGGTGTTCGTCCTCTTTGCGCTGTTGCGAGACGGCGATCGGCTCATCGTCTGGACCCGTCACGTCCTCCCGATCGACGACGACATTCAGCGGGAACTCCTCGCCGATCTAGACCAGCTCATGTGGGCCTCGGTTGTCGGCAACGTCATCGTCGCGGCGATTCAAGCGGTCGCACTGGGTATCGGACTAGCCATTCTCGGCGTGCCCGCCGTCGTCTTGCTCACGGTCGCGACGTTCGTCCTCGCGCTCCTCCCGCTGATCGGGGCGTTCGGCGTCTGGGTTCCGGTCTCGCTCTATCTGCTCGTCGCAGGCGATCCCGTCGGTGCGGTCGCGCTCGTCGTCTACGGCTCGATCGTCAGCGCCTCCGACACCTACCTCCGCCCGGCGCTCATCGGCCGGACGAGCGCGCTCAACTCCGCCATCATCGTCGTCGGTATCTTCGGCGGTATCGTCGTCTTCGGCGCGGTCGGCCTCTTCGTCGGCCCCGTCGTCCTCGGCGGCGCGAAGGTCACGCTCGACGCATTCGCTCGAGAGCGAGCGGCGGCGGCGGGCGCGGAACCGGGCCTCGAGGAGACCGAGGAGACCGAGGATCCTGCCGTCGACACGGAGGAAGAATCCGGTATTCGGACCGGCGCAGACGACGATTCGGACGAGGAGGGCGACGGTGCTCGGAAGACGCCAGTCGACACCGGCGACGAATCGACCGACCGGACCGCTGACGAACCGACCGATGAAACTGCTGACGGACCGAACGGCGGAGCCGATAGCGCGACCGACTCGGGCGGGTAG
- a CDS encoding helix-turn-helix domain-containing protein gives MSVITEIRVPSDDFELGQILSLEQASAIELETLVPSGDATVPLFWVYEPVEGSFLDTVERYPAVNSVTEMDVFDDRTLFRMDWDATQDYLFECILEHDGQILSATGSPEGWNFEIRFSDREGLSQCQDCCENAHISLKLTRIYNPTDPEAGPWYGLSEPQREALTLAVRMGYYDIPRGCTTAELAAELGISDQAVTERLRRAISTFGRYALLTPESAAHVD, from the coding sequence ATGAGTGTGATAACAGAGATTCGTGTCCCGTCTGATGACTTTGAACTCGGACAAATCCTCAGTCTAGAGCAAGCGTCGGCAATCGAACTCGAAACGCTCGTTCCGAGTGGGGACGCGACCGTGCCGCTCTTCTGGGTCTACGAACCGGTCGAAGGCAGCTTTCTCGATACCGTCGAACGCTATCCAGCTGTCAACAGCGTCACGGAGATGGACGTGTTCGACGACCGGACGTTGTTCAGGATGGACTGGGATGCGACCCAGGACTACCTATTTGAGTGCATCTTGGAACACGACGGACAAATACTGAGTGCGACTGGCTCACCGGAAGGGTGGAATTTCGAGATACGATTCTCAGACCGCGAGGGATTGAGTCAGTGCCAAGACTGTTGTGAGAACGCACACATTTCCCTGAAACTAACCCGTATATACAATCCAACGGACCCCGAGGCTGGTCCGTGGTACGGCTTGAGTGAGCCCCAACGAGAAGCGCTGACGCTTGCCGTCCGAATGGGATACTACGACATACCACGGGGCTGTACGACCGCGGAGTTAGCTGCCGAACTCGGGATTTCCGATCAGGCAGTGACGGAGCGACTGCGTCGTGCCATTAGTACGTTCGGGAGGTACGCACTGCTTACTCCCGAGTCAGCGGCGCACGTGGACTGA
- a CDS encoding DUF7838 family putative zinc beta-ribbon protein has product MAMELDHECPDCGEERTFYRAASTTLHLGEKVKWHCPDCDYGFVRIGDNGTAVDSSAT; this is encoded by the coding sequence ATGGCCATGGAACTCGATCACGAGTGTCCGGACTGCGGCGAGGAGCGGACCTTCTATCGCGCGGCGAGCACCACGCTCCACCTCGGCGAGAAGGTCAAGTGGCACTGCCCCGACTGCGACTACGGCTTCGTCCGAATCGGCGACAACGGCACCGCCGTCGACTCGAGTGCGACATAA
- a CDS encoding M24 family metallopeptidase, with product MATALPDSEYDERLERIRNEIADTDADAGVWFGATSIEYLTGFDHIQTERPVVLAVTRDRTEIVVPRLEVERVEPNPRIDAVHHYRDYPGGRPIAVAVEMLSGLDAERVAADAEGAPGTMGYEGPPLTDHVNVDTQSWVPRLRWEKSDAEVDLIRESATWANLGHRYLAEYTEPGAHPVTVSQRASMDASRAMLDTLGDRYVPRTRGNGPVHAGYITGEQTRLPHGHTANRRLEAGDVLITGATATVDGYYSELERTMFLGEPSDEQVHYFELMLEAQTIAIEALGPGVPIADVDRAVQEYFEEQGVSDLAQHHVGHNIGLDGHEPPYIDRGWGSRCESEYTSYDAEDTVMQPGHVWTIEPGLYTDTYGYRHSDTIAVTDDGIEWLTYYPRDLESNVISLE from the coding sequence ATGGCTACAGCACTCCCAGATTCGGAGTACGACGAACGACTCGAGCGCATTCGCAACGAGATAGCAGACACGGACGCGGACGCAGGCGTCTGGTTCGGCGCGACGAGCATCGAGTACCTGACTGGCTTCGACCACATCCAGACGGAGCGCCCCGTCGTCCTGGCCGTAACCCGTGATCGAACCGAGATCGTCGTGCCCCGACTCGAGGTCGAGCGCGTCGAGCCGAACCCGCGGATCGACGCGGTACACCACTACCGCGACTATCCGGGCGGCCGACCGATCGCGGTGGCAGTCGAGATGCTTTCCGGACTCGACGCGGAGCGCGTCGCGGCGGACGCCGAGGGCGCACCCGGGACGATGGGCTACGAGGGGCCGCCACTCACCGACCACGTCAATGTCGACACGCAGTCGTGGGTCCCGCGACTGCGCTGGGAGAAGTCGGACGCGGAGGTCGACCTGATCCGCGAGTCCGCGACGTGGGCGAACCTGGGTCACCGCTATCTCGCGGAGTACACCGAACCCGGCGCCCATCCGGTGACGGTGAGCCAGCGGGCATCGATGGACGCGTCGCGAGCGATGCTGGATACGCTCGGCGATCGATACGTACCGCGTACCCGCGGCAACGGACCGGTTCACGCAGGGTACATCACGGGCGAGCAGACGCGACTCCCCCACGGCCACACCGCGAATCGCCGGCTCGAGGCCGGCGACGTCCTGATCACGGGTGCGACGGCGACCGTCGACGGTTACTACTCCGAACTCGAGCGGACGATGTTCCTCGGCGAACCGAGCGACGAACAGGTTCACTACTTCGAACTCATGCTCGAAGCACAAACGATCGCGATCGAGGCGCTCGGCCCGGGCGTTCCGATCGCCGACGTCGACCGAGCGGTCCAGGAGTACTTCGAGGAGCAGGGGGTCTCGGACCTCGCTCAGCACCACGTCGGGCACAACATCGGACTCGATGGCCACGAACCGCCGTACATCGACCGTGGCTGGGGCAGTCGCTGCGAGAGCGAGTACACGAGCTACGACGCCGAGGACACCGTGATGCAACCCGGACACGTCTGGACGATCGAACCGGGGCTCTACACCGACACGTACGGCTACCGCCACTCGGACACGATCGCCGTCACCGACGACGGCATCGAGTGGCTGACCTACTATCCGCGCGACCTCGAGTCGAACGTGATCTCGCTCGAGTAG
- a CDS encoding helix-turn-helix domain-containing protein — protein MATVMEFTSPVAEFPLGSVFENLPGVTVELERLIPHETLIIPYFWVRDAETEDIEAAFEQHAGVSNIRMVDSVEDEYLMRAEWEQEYFGILSALAEANVVVLSGIGTKDEWRFEVRAESQEAIADFREYCQENDIPIAITAVHAMLPIQGEGYELTETQREALILAYERGYFDSPRDASLEEIADEIGITQQSLSSRLRRGHRRLIGATLSSQS, from the coding sequence ATGGCGACTGTAATGGAATTTACAAGTCCGGTAGCGGAGTTTCCGCTGGGGAGTGTGTTCGAGAATTTGCCGGGTGTGACCGTCGAACTGGAGCGATTGATTCCACACGAGACGCTGATTATCCCGTATTTCTGGGTACGCGATGCAGAAACGGAGGACATCGAGGCTGCGTTCGAACAACACGCCGGCGTGAGCAACATCCGAATGGTCGATAGCGTCGAAGACGAATATCTCATGCGAGCCGAGTGGGAACAAGAGTACTTCGGCATCCTGAGTGCGCTTGCAGAGGCCAACGTCGTCGTGCTCTCCGGAATCGGTACGAAAGACGAGTGGCGATTCGAGGTGCGCGCCGAGAGTCAGGAGGCGATCGCAGATTTTCGAGAGTATTGCCAGGAGAACGACATTCCGATAGCGATCACCGCCGTCCACGCCATGCTTCCGATCCAGGGAGAGGGCTACGAGTTGACCGAGACCCAACGCGAGGCGCTGATATTGGCCTACGAACGGGGCTACTTCGATAGCCCACGCGATGCGTCGCTGGAAGAGATCGCTGACGAGATCGGTATCACCCAGCAGTCACTATCCTCACGACTCCGACGTGGACATCGACGCCTCATTGGAGCGACGCTTAGCAGTCAATCGTGA
- a CDS encoding CBS domain-containing protein: MAVIDIARQTVVTVEPEATLSDIVQTMRTKRVGSVIVVAEGEPIGLVSDRDLAFEVLEGDGATNSTPVSEIVSGDLLTVAADAGIYDLLEKMSRKGVRRVPVVEDGDLVGIVSLSDIVVLLGMELQQIANIIRSVSPAYERLPRSDGDRPY, translated from the coding sequence ATGGCAGTGATCGATATCGCACGGCAGACCGTCGTCACCGTCGAACCGGAAGCCACGCTGTCCGACATCGTCCAGACGATGCGGACGAAACGCGTCGGCAGCGTCATCGTCGTCGCCGAAGGAGAGCCGATCGGGCTGGTCTCCGACCGTGACCTCGCCTTCGAGGTCCTCGAGGGAGACGGGGCGACGAACTCGACGCCAGTGAGCGAGATCGTCTCCGGCGACCTGCTGACGGTCGCCGCCGACGCGGGGATCTACGATCTCCTCGAGAAAATGTCACGCAAGGGCGTTCGACGGGTTCCCGTCGTCGAGGACGGCGACCTCGTCGGCATCGTCTCGCTGAGCGATATCGTCGTCCTTCTGGGGATGGAACTCCAGCAGATCGCGAACATTATTCGGTCGGTGTCGCCGGCCTACGAGCGACTGCCACGAAGCGACGGCGATCGCCCGTACTAA